One Acinetobacter pullicarnis genomic region harbors:
- a CDS encoding histidine kinase — MTLLNNLPRKLIFAIVIWLIGAVFFVGLTLNISWRLEDRGVAINTAGSLRKQTYYILLLLQTDQTEKLTAELNHFENKLQGLSNLKTATLYWQHNNHNVLALNQVNQSFVQFKKNIDAAEKNNTFDAQLLASTDLFVKELDALVKSIELENTFNIHIMRIAQIMLMLMALLSAILSLLLLNKLVIKPLSTINLGLQKITEGDLTTRLNIDTNDEFHLVSEGFNQMALHLENLYQNLEELVKKKTIDLETNNQELSTLYEITSFLHKEPINPDTVHTFLETILQLSKASGASIRLLNQQGQQMDISANINLPDALLQNKSCLDVNGCFCGQSIHKSNAVFFPLEKISPDLHCHKYNIDHLSVYKIQLREQTLGLLTLYFEDKNTINTELRLIHLLCTQLAIALKNNRLILKDKQYAVLEERNIMAQGLHDSIAQSLSFLNLQLQMLEQSIHKDLKENIHQHLDFLKQGVQQCYDDVRELLNNFRFKLNLESFQDLLQSVIDRFKAQTNTQVNLNFISTGTDLSPQQQLQLIFIAQEALSNIRKHANATVVDIDFKNIQDITLSVQDNGIGFDPVQTGEKSGHHIGLSIMQERITQVNGMLLISSSLQQGTTISATIKQQQR, encoded by the coding sequence ATGACTTTATTAAATAATCTCCCACGCAAACTTATTTTTGCGATTGTTATTTGGCTTATCGGTGCTGTATTTTTCGTCGGCCTCACCCTAAATATCAGTTGGCGGCTAGAAGATCGTGGTGTTGCAATTAATACAGCTGGTAGTTTGCGCAAACAAACCTATTATATCCTGCTGCTCTTACAAACCGATCAAACTGAAAAATTGACAGCAGAGCTCAATCATTTTGAAAATAAACTCCAAGGCTTAAGCAACTTAAAAACCGCAACCCTCTACTGGCAACACAATAATCATAATGTATTGGCATTAAATCAAGTGAATCAGAGCTTCGTACAATTTAAAAAAAATATTGATGCTGCCGAGAAAAATAATACTTTCGATGCGCAACTTTTAGCATCGACCGATTTATTTGTGAAAGAATTGGATGCGCTGGTCAAAAGCATTGAACTAGAAAACACCTTTAATATTCATATCATGCGTATCGCGCAAATCATGCTCATGTTGATGGCATTACTTTCAGCAATACTCTCTTTACTGCTGTTAAATAAATTAGTTATTAAACCACTTTCGACCATTAATCTTGGATTACAAAAAATTACTGAAGGAGATTTAACCACTCGATTAAATATAGACACCAATGATGAGTTTCATTTGGTCTCTGAAGGCTTTAATCAAATGGCATTACATTTAGAAAATTTATATCAAAACTTAGAAGAATTAGTCAAAAAGAAAACCATCGATTTAGAAACCAATAATCAGGAGCTTTCGACTTTATATGAAATCACTTCTTTTTTGCATAAAGAGCCAATTAACCCTGACACTGTACATACATTTTTAGAAACGATCTTACAGTTAAGCAAAGCCAGTGGTGCAAGTATTCGATTACTGAATCAGCAAGGTCAACAGATGGATATTTCAGCAAATATTAATTTACCAGATGCGCTTTTGCAAAATAAAAGCTGTTTGGACGTGAATGGATGCTTCTGCGGACAGAGTATACATAAATCGAATGCTGTATTTTTTCCACTCGAAAAAATATCCCCAGATTTACATTGTCATAAATATAATATTGATCACTTATCGGTCTATAAGATTCAACTGCGTGAGCAAACGTTGGGATTATTAACCCTCTATTTTGAAGATAAAAACACCATCAACACAGAGCTACGCCTGATCCATTTATTATGTACCCAACTTGCAATTGCACTCAAAAACAACCGACTCATTTTAAAAGATAAGCAATATGCGGTTTTAGAAGAGCGAAATATTATGGCGCAAGGTCTGCATGACAGCATTGCCCAATCACTTTCATTTCTAAATTTACAATTGCAAATGCTGGAGCAATCCATCCATAAGGATCTAAAAGAAAATATTCATCAGCATTTGGATTTTCTAAAACAAGGCGTACAGCAGTGCTACGATGATGTCCGAGAATTACTCAATAATTTTCGATTTAAACTAAATTTAGAGTCCTTTCAGGACCTTTTACAATCGGTGATTGATCGTTTTAAGGCGCAAACCAATACACAAGTCAACCTTAACTTTATTTCAACAGGTACGGATTTAAGCCCACAACAGCAATTACAGCTTATTTTTATTGCCCAAGAAGCACTCTCTAATATTCGAAAGCATGCAAATGCAACTGTCGTCGATATTGATTTTAAGAATATTCAGGATATTACCTTATCTGTTCAAGATAATGGGATTGGCTTTGACCCAGTGCAAACTGGAGAAAAAAGTGGGCATCATATTGGTTTATCCATCATGCAGGAACGTATTACTCAAGTGAATGGGATGCTTTTGATTAGCTCTTCATTACAGCAAGGTACAACCATTTCGGCGACCATCAAACAGCAACAACGCTAA
- the narH gene encoding nitrate reductase subunit beta, giving the protein MKIRAQIGMVLNLDKCIGCHTCSITCKNVWTSRDGVEYAWFNNVETKPGVGFPKQWQNQEIHKGGWIRKNNGKLQLKQGSKLKILSNIFANPNMPSIDQYYEPFTYDYAHLQNAPEMYTPPTARPISVLTGKKMDKINWGPNWEDDLGGEFKERAKDTLFDGIQKEMYSTFENTFMMYLPRLCEHCLNPACIASCPSGSIYKREEDGIVLIDQDKCRGWRMCVSGCPYKKIYYNWTSGKAEKCTFCYPRIEAGEPTLCSESCVGRIRYLGVLLYDADKIEQSAAIEDEKALYQAQLDIFLDPNDPAVQAEALKQGIPQEWIDSAKNSPVYRMAVEWKVAFPLHPEFRTLPMVWYIPPLSPIQSAVESGLIGKHGLIPEVKDLRIPVQYLANLLTAGNETPIVNALETMLTMRRYMRQKHVPQDNTSFSEVLEKTHLTGAQIEEMYQIMAIANYEDRFVIPTAHKEYAEDTFNEKGSCGFTFGNGCSEGTSEASLFGQKKASPTIFFSTKKKG; this is encoded by the coding sequence ATGAAAATAAGAGCCCAAATTGGCATGGTCCTCAACCTCGATAAATGTATCGGTTGTCATACCTGCTCAATTACCTGTAAAAATGTCTGGACCAGCCGTGATGGTGTGGAATACGCATGGTTTAATAATGTCGAAACCAAACCTGGTGTTGGCTTTCCGAAACAATGGCAAAACCAGGAAATTCACAAAGGCGGTTGGATTCGTAAAAATAATGGCAAATTACAGTTAAAACAAGGGAGCAAGTTAAAAATCCTGTCCAATATCTTCGCCAACCCGAACATGCCAAGTATTGATCAGTATTACGAGCCATTTACCTACGACTATGCGCATCTACAAAATGCGCCAGAAATGTACACCCCACCAACTGCCCGTCCAATCTCTGTGCTTACGGGTAAGAAAATGGACAAAATTAACTGGGGTCCAAACTGGGAAGACGACTTAGGCGGTGAATTTAAAGAACGAGCCAAAGATACGTTATTTGATGGGATTCAAAAGGAAATGTATTCTACTTTTGAAAACACCTTCATGATGTATCTGCCACGCTTATGTGAGCATTGCCTCAATCCTGCCTGTATTGCCTCTTGTCCATCTGGTTCCATCTATAAGCGTGAAGAAGATGGAATTGTACTGATTGACCAAGACAAATGTCGGGGTTGGCGCATGTGTGTTTCAGGCTGCCCCTATAAGAAAATCTATTACAACTGGACCTCAGGCAAAGCAGAAAAATGTACGTTCTGTTATCCACGGATCGAAGCTGGTGAACCGACCCTGTGTTCAGAAAGCTGTGTCGGCCGTATCCGTTATCTGGGCGTATTACTTTATGATGCCGATAAAATTGAACAGTCTGCTGCAATCGAAGATGAAAAAGCGCTCTATCAAGCGCAACTGGATATTTTCCTTGACCCCAATGATCCTGCTGTTCAGGCCGAAGCATTAAAACAAGGTATTCCACAAGAATGGATTGATTCGGCAAAAAACTCGCCGGTTTATCGCATGGCGGTGGAATGGAAAGTTGCTTTCCCATTGCACCCTGAGTTTAGAACCTTGCCGATGGTGTGGTATATCCCACCGTTATCTCCGATTCAATCTGCGGTTGAAAGTGGTCTGATTGGTAAACACGGCTTAATTCCAGAGGTCAAAGATTTACGTATTCCAGTTCAATATCTTGCCAACTTACTCACAGCAGGCAATGAAACACCGATTGTAAATGCTTTAGAGACCATGTTGACCATGCGCCGATATATGCGCCAAAAACATGTCCCACAAGACAACACGAGTTTTAGTGAAGTCCTGGAGAAGACCCATTTAACCGGTGCGCAAATTGAAGAAATGTATCAAATCATGGCCATCGCCAATTATGAAGATCGTTTCGTCATTCCAACTGCACATAAAGAATATGCAGAAGACACCTTTAATGAAAAAGGTTCGTGTGGCTTTACATTTGGCAATGGCTGTTCAGAGGGTACTTCAGAAGCCAGTTTATTTGGTCAAAAGAAAGCATCACCAACGATTTTCTTTAGCACGAAAAAAAAGGGGTAG
- a CDS encoding MFS transporter has product MKSQRFKANSILASSTLSFTVCFMIWMVFAVLGIPIKAQLGLSQTQFGVLTAMPVLSGSLIRVPLGILTDRYGGRIVFFILMIACIPAVFLLQYATQYWHFLALGLWMGLIGGSFSVGTPYVAKWFDQHRQGLAMGIFGAGNAGTAVNKFIAPTLIVAFGWTFVPTVYSAVLLVTALIFWFTTYADPKHLTAKKVKLSDQLRLIKQPAVLRYCQYYSIVFGGYVGLSLWMVSYYVQEYHFNLTQAAFLAACFSLPGGILRALGGWLSDKYGAYKVTWAVMWVCWVAFFILSYPQTQMQIQTVDGVMQFNIGLNVVMFTAVLFVVGIAMAIGKASVFKFIADDFPEDMGTVSGIVGLAGGLGGFMLPILFGLLVDFTGIRSSSFMLLYGCVCISLIWMHFSFKPLQKKELLKQN; this is encoded by the coding sequence ATGAAATCTCAACGCTTTAAAGCGAACAGTATCTTGGCCTCCAGTACTTTATCTTTCACCGTCTGCTTTATGATCTGGATGGTGTTTGCCGTATTGGGAATCCCCATTAAAGCGCAGCTTGGTTTAAGCCAAACTCAATTTGGGGTTTTAACGGCAATGCCAGTACTCTCTGGCTCATTAATTCGTGTGCCACTGGGTATTTTGACCGACCGTTATGGTGGTCGTATTGTATTTTTTATCCTGATGATTGCCTGTATACCTGCGGTTTTCCTGTTGCAGTACGCGACACAGTACTGGCATTTTTTAGCGCTAGGCTTATGGATGGGCTTGATTGGTGGATCTTTTTCTGTCGGCACGCCCTATGTTGCCAAATGGTTTGACCAGCACCGTCAAGGACTGGCCATGGGTATTTTTGGTGCCGGAAATGCGGGCACCGCCGTCAATAAGTTTATTGCACCTACCCTCATCGTGGCCTTTGGTTGGACATTCGTCCCAACGGTCTATTCAGCGGTTTTACTGGTGACTGCGCTGATCTTTTGGTTCACCACCTATGCTGATCCCAAACATTTGACTGCGAAAAAGGTCAAGCTTTCCGATCAACTTCGCTTGATCAAGCAACCTGCGGTACTGCGCTATTGCCAATACTATTCAATTGTTTTTGGCGGTTATGTCGGACTGTCCTTATGGATGGTGAGTTATTACGTACAAGAATATCACTTCAATTTAACCCAAGCCGCCTTCCTGGCTGCCTGCTTTTCTTTACCTGGTGGGATTTTACGTGCACTCGGTGGTTGGCTCTCAGACAAATATGGTGCCTATAAAGTCACTTGGGCCGTGATGTGGGTCTGTTGGGTGGCTTTTTTCATCTTGTCTTATCCGCAAACCCAGATGCAAATCCAAACCGTAGATGGCGTGATGCAGTTCAACATTGGGCTAAATGTCGTTATGTTCACCGCAGTGCTCTTTGTGGTCGGCATCGCAATGGCGATTGGTAAAGCCTCGGTTTTCAAATTTATTGCAGATGACTTTCCTGAAGACATGGGTACCGTCTCTGGCATCGTGGGTTTGGCGGGCGGTTTAGGCGGTTTTATGCTCCCAATTTTATTTGGCCTTTTGGTCGATTTTACCGGCATCCGTTCGAGCTCCTTCATGCTGTTGTACGGATGTGTCTGTATCAGTCTCATTTGGATGCATTTCTCATTTAAACCCCTTCAAAAGAAAGAACTCTTGAAACAAAACTAA
- the moaC gene encoding cyclic pyranopterin monophosphate synthase MoaC → MKNLTHFDADGQAHMVNVGDKHPSQRIAIAQGKIFLSSQAFECIKMGTAHKGDVLGIARIAAIQASKQTANLIPLCHPLALTHVAVAFELLEQQYAVLIRVTTETTGPTGVEMEALCAVNVGLMTIYDMLKAVDKMMTISDIQLIHKQGGRSGEWNR, encoded by the coding sequence ATGAAAAATCTCACACATTTTGACGCAGATGGTCAAGCACACATGGTCAATGTTGGAGACAAACATCCAAGTCAACGGATTGCCATCGCCCAAGGTAAAATTTTCCTTTCATCTCAAGCATTTGAATGTATAAAAATGGGTACAGCCCACAAGGGAGATGTACTAGGGATCGCTCGAATTGCAGCGATTCAAGCCAGCAAACAGACCGCCAACCTGATTCCTTTATGCCATCCATTGGCACTGACACATGTTGCGGTGGCTTTTGAACTGCTTGAACAACAATATGCGGTACTGATTCGGGTCACCACCGAGACCACAGGTCCAACTGGTGTGGAAATGGAAGCACTTTGTGCCGTAAATGTCGGGCTCATGACGATTTACGATATGCTTAAAGCCGTCGATAAAATGATGACCATCTCCGATATTCAACTCATTCATAAACAAGGGGGACGCAGCGGTGAGTGGAATCGTTAA
- a CDS encoding NarK family nitrate/nitrite MFS transporter produces the protein MSKNLSVWQPENQDFWNKTGRTIARRNLWISVPALLLAFAIWQVWSVAVVQLPSIGFSYSKNQLFWLAALPALSGATLRIFYSFVVPIFGGRRWTAISTASLLIPAIGLGFAVQDPNTSYSVMVILALLCGFGGANFSSSMSNISFFFPKSEKGKAMGINAGLGNLGVSVVQFVVPIVITFALFGAIAGDAQTVTLADGSTQQIWLQNAGFVWVPFIVLSTVLAWFGMNDIDSAKASFKDQMVIFKRKHNWIMCWLYVGTFGSFIGFSAGFALLTKQEFPDVNPIQYAFLGPLVGALMRVIGGWLSDKFAAAKVTQVSFVVMIIAVYGVMQFLPQNGVGGSFWGFFACFMLLFAFTGIGNGSTFAQAPRIFAITHQRQAKKTGGNLIAAETEAAKESAAVVGFMGALGAYGGFFIPKSFGSSIDMTGSPHMALIIFIVFYASCIIINWWYYARKNAEVKC, from the coding sequence ATGAGTAAAAACTTATCGGTTTGGCAGCCAGAAAATCAAGACTTCTGGAATAAAACGGGACGAACGATTGCACGACGTAATCTGTGGATTTCTGTTCCTGCCCTGTTACTCGCATTTGCGATTTGGCAAGTGTGGAGTGTCGCTGTGGTTCAGCTTCCAAGTATTGGTTTTAGCTATTCAAAAAACCAATTGTTTTGGCTCGCTGCCCTCCCTGCACTTTCGGGCGCAACCCTGCGTATTTTCTATTCTTTTGTGGTGCCAATTTTTGGTGGTCGACGTTGGACCGCGATATCCACAGCCAGCTTATTGATTCCAGCGATTGGTTTGGGCTTTGCGGTACAAGATCCCAATACCAGTTATAGCGTGATGGTGATCTTGGCATTGTTATGTGGTTTTGGGGGAGCAAACTTTAGCTCGTCTATGTCGAATATCAGCTTCTTTTTTCCAAAGTCGGAGAAAGGTAAAGCCATGGGCATTAATGCAGGACTCGGCAATCTTGGGGTATCTGTGGTTCAGTTTGTCGTCCCGATTGTGATTACCTTCGCGCTGTTTGGTGCGATCGCTGGCGATGCACAAACCGTCACCCTTGCAGACGGCTCAACCCAACAGATCTGGCTACAAAATGCAGGTTTTGTCTGGGTGCCCTTCATTGTGTTATCTACAGTCTTGGCTTGGTTTGGCATGAATGATATCGATTCGGCCAAAGCATCCTTTAAAGACCAAATGGTGATTTTTAAACGCAAACACAATTGGATAATGTGCTGGCTGTATGTTGGTACTTTCGGATCATTTATTGGTTTCTCAGCAGGCTTTGCGCTCTTAACCAAACAAGAATTCCCTGACGTTAATCCGATCCAATATGCCTTTTTAGGGCCTTTGGTCGGTGCCTTAATGCGGGTGATTGGCGGTTGGCTCTCGGATAAATTTGCGGCCGCTAAAGTGACCCAAGTCAGCTTTGTGGTGATGATTATTGCGGTTTACGGCGTGATGCAGTTTTTACCCCAAAATGGTGTGGGGGGTTCTTTCTGGGGATTCTTTGCTTGCTTCATGTTGCTCTTTGCCTTCACGGGGATTGGCAACGGCTCTACTTTTGCCCAAGCACCACGAATTTTTGCGATTACTCATCAGCGTCAAGCAAAAAAAACCGGTGGTAATTTAATTGCTGCTGAAACAGAAGCTGCCAAAGAATCCGCTGCTGTGGTTGGCTTCATGGGTGCACTGGGTGCCTATGGTGGTTTCTTTATTCCCAAAAGCTTTGGTAGCTCGATTGATATGACCGGCAGCCCACACATGGCGTTGATCATATTTATTGTTTTCTATGCAAGCTGCATCATCATCAACTGGTGGTATTACGCACGTAAAAATGCGGAAGTGAAATGTTGA
- a CDS encoding response regulator produces MSTINILLIDDHTLFRTGLRFLLSQIENFNVIGEATDGLMGIKLAEQLRPDVVLLDLDMPTMSGREALPQLLISQPNLAILILTVSESSDDLMECMRLGARGFLLKNIDADFLVSSIYKAIDGDSVLSPEMTSKLISQLRSPTQPADDLGLSTLTQREKETLQFLAKGASNKGIARAMNIAESTVKVHVQNILRKLELHSRVQAAIFAVEHEIDKD; encoded by the coding sequence ATGTCCACGATCAATATTTTATTAATTGATGATCACACTTTATTTAGAACAGGACTGCGCTTTTTACTCAGTCAAATCGAAAATTTTAATGTGATTGGCGAAGCGACAGATGGCTTAATGGGCATTAAATTGGCCGAACAACTTCGCCCAGATGTGGTGCTGCTCGATCTTGATATGCCAACCATGAGTGGCCGTGAGGCCTTGCCACAGCTCTTAATCAGCCAGCCCAATCTTGCCATTTTAATTTTAACGGTGTCCGAAAGCTCCGATGACTTGATGGAATGTATGCGTCTCGGTGCCCGTGGCTTTTTATTAAAAAATATTGATGCTGACTTTCTGGTCTCTAGCATTTACAAAGCCATTGATGGCGATAGCGTCCTCTCACCAGAAATGACCAGTAAACTGATTTCACAGTTACGCAGTCCCACGCAACCCGCTGACGACCTTGGCCTGTCAACCCTGACCCAACGTGAAAAAGAGACCTTACAGTTCCTCGCAAAAGGCGCAAGCAATAAAGGCATCGCCCGGGCGATGAATATTGCTGAATCAACCGTCAAAGTCCATGTACAAAATATTTTAAGAAAACTCGAATTACACAGCCGTGTTCAAGCGGCGATTTTTGCAGTTGAACATGAGATAGACAAAGATTAG
- a CDS encoding nitrate reductase subunit alpha, with the protein MSHILDRLNFLSHTQETFSDDHGMVSNESRDWEDAYRNRWSHDKVVRSTHGVNCTGSCSWRVFVKNGLITWELQQTDYPRTRPDLPNHEPRGCPRGASYSWYVYSAQRVKYPMIRGHLAKIWRKLRLTQDPISAWNTIINDPELSKSYKSKRGLGGFVRSHWDESNELIAAANAHTIKNFGPDRVFGFSPIPAMSMVSYAAGSRYLSLIGGVPLSFYDWYCDLPPSSPQVWGEQTDVAESADWYNSTFLMVWGSNVPMTRTPDAHFYTEVRYKGTKTVAVSSDYGEMVKFSDMWLAPKQGTDAALAMAMGHVILKEFHLQNPSAYFTDYCRRLTDMPVLVTFNKHDGHYTPSYYLRASQLSANFDEHNNPEWKTLVIDENSGDLAVPKGSIGFRWGEKGQWNLKAENSANQDIQAQLSLMDSHDEILDVAFDYFAGADATDIIVRKVPVKKIQLGNGEICYVATVYDLSIANYGIDRGLDDENVASRYDQDIPYTPKWQEKHTGVAAEKVIQVAREFAQNAHDSKGKSMVIVGAGLNHWYHMDMSYRGIINMLMMCGCVGQSGGGWCHYVGQEKLRPQTGWAPLAFGLDWQRPARQMNGTSFFYAHTSQWRHEKLGMDEILSPSQGHEMTNMSMIDYNVKSERLGWLPSAPQLSSNPLNITRDAHAQGLNPVDYTVTGLKDGSIDMACNDPDNPANFPRNLFVWRSNILGSSGKGHEYFLKYLLGTQNAVMSDEADCIQPKEIKIRPAAEGKLDLLTVLDFRMSTTCLYADVVLPTATWYEKDDLNTSDMHPFIHPLSEAVQPLWESKTDWEIYKGLAKKFSELSKDYLGVQQDLVLTPLMHDTPQELGQAFNALDWKKGECEPIPGKTMPAMTVVERDYAAIYEKFTSIGPLLETLGNGGKGINWNTDHEVEILRKLNKVKTAGVAKGQPMLNTAIDAAEMILTLAPETNGHVAVKAWDALSQNTGIDHTYLAKPREHDSIRFRDVQAQPRKIISSPTWSGLESEEVSYNAGYTNVHELIPWRTLTGRQQFYQDHQWMRAFGEGLCVYKPAVDLKTTAKMLGHYPNGEKELVLNFVTPHQKWGIHSTYSDNIRMLTLSRGGPHVWVSETDAQKIGLVDNDWVEVFNQNGTITARVVVSQRVPETMIMMYHAQEKIINVPGSEVSGFRGGIHNSVTKTVLKPTHMIGGYAQLSWGFNYYGTVGTNRDEFVVVRKMTKVDWLDTPVGQNAKDQA; encoded by the coding sequence ATGAGTCACATTTTAGATCGCTTAAATTTTTTAAGTCATACGCAAGAAACGTTTTCAGACGATCATGGAATGGTAAGCAATGAAAGTCGTGACTGGGAAGATGCCTACCGTAACCGCTGGAGCCATGACAAAGTTGTGCGCTCAACCCATGGCGTGAACTGTACTGGGTCATGTAGTTGGCGCGTGTTTGTTAAAAATGGATTAATCACATGGGAATTACAACAAACCGATTATCCGCGCACACGTCCTGATCTCCCCAATCATGAACCGCGTGGCTGCCCACGCGGTGCATCGTATAGTTGGTATGTCTATTCGGCACAGCGGGTTAAATACCCCATGATTCGTGGTCATCTGGCAAAAATTTGGCGTAAATTACGCTTAACCCAAGATCCAATTTCGGCTTGGAATACCATTATTAATGACCCTGAATTATCAAAATCATATAAATCTAAACGCGGTCTAGGTGGCTTTGTCCGCAGTCATTGGGATGAATCCAATGAACTGATTGCCGCAGCCAATGCGCATACCATCAAAAATTTTGGCCCTGACCGGGTTTTTGGGTTCTCTCCGATTCCTGCAATGTCGATGGTCAGCTATGCGGCAGGTTCACGTTATCTCAGTTTAATTGGTGGCGTCCCGCTTTCATTTTATGATTGGTACTGCGATTTACCGCCATCTAGTCCACAAGTTTGGGGCGAACAAACCGATGTTGCGGAGTCCGCAGACTGGTATAACTCAACCTTCTTGATGGTCTGGGGATCAAACGTCCCAATGACCCGTACTCCCGATGCGCATTTTTATACTGAAGTTCGCTATAAAGGAACCAAAACCGTTGCTGTTTCTTCTGACTATGGCGAAATGGTCAAGTTCAGTGATATGTGGCTGGCACCGAAACAAGGCACCGATGCTGCACTTGCGATGGCGATGGGTCATGTAATTTTAAAAGAATTTCACCTTCAAAACCCATCGGCTTATTTCACTGATTATTGTCGTCGCTTAACCGACATGCCAGTACTGGTCACTTTTAATAAACACGATGGCCATTACACACCGAGCTATTATCTACGCGCCAGTCAGCTCAGTGCTAATTTTGATGAACACAATAATCCCGAGTGGAAAACCTTGGTGATTGATGAAAATTCTGGAGACCTTGCAGTCCCTAAAGGCTCGATTGGTTTCCGTTGGGGTGAAAAAGGGCAATGGAATCTAAAAGCTGAAAATAGTGCCAATCAGGATATTCAGGCACAACTCAGTTTAATGGATAGCCATGATGAAATTTTAGATGTGGCCTTCGATTATTTTGCGGGTGCTGATGCAACCGATATTATTGTGCGCAAAGTCCCTGTGAAAAAAATCCAACTGGGCAATGGCGAAATTTGTTATGTGGCCACCGTCTATGACTTATCTATTGCCAACTATGGGATTGACCGTGGTTTAGACGATGAAAATGTCGCATCCCGTTACGATCAAGACATTCCCTATACCCCAAAATGGCAAGAAAAACATACGGGGGTTGCTGCTGAGAAAGTGATTCAAGTCGCACGTGAATTTGCACAAAATGCGCATGACTCAAAAGGCAAATCGATGGTGATTGTTGGTGCTGGTCTAAACCACTGGTATCACATGGATATGTCCTATCGTGGCATTATTAATATGTTGATGATGTGTGGCTGTGTCGGTCAATCAGGGGGTGGCTGGTGTCACTATGTTGGACAAGAAAAGTTGCGTCCACAAACGGGTTGGGCCCCGCTTGCATTTGGTCTCGATTGGCAACGTCCAGCACGTCAAATGAACGGTACATCGTTCTTCTATGCGCATACCAGTCAATGGCGTCATGAAAAACTGGGAATGGACGAGATCCTATCGCCATCTCAAGGTCATGAAATGACCAATATGTCGATGATTGATTACAACGTTAAATCAGAACGTTTGGGTTGGCTGCCATCTGCACCACAGCTTTCATCAAATCCGCTGAATATTACCCGTGATGCACATGCACAAGGGCTCAATCCAGTGGACTATACCGTGACAGGTCTCAAAGATGGCTCGATTGATATGGCATGTAATGATCCAGACAATCCAGCCAACTTCCCAAGAAATCTATTTGTGTGGCGTTCCAACATTTTAGGTTCTTCGGGTAAAGGTCATGAGTATTTTCTGAAATATTTACTCGGCACCCAAAATGCAGTGATGAGTGATGAAGCCGATTGTATTCAACCCAAAGAAATTAAAATTCGCCCTGCTGCAGAAGGCAAACTGGATTTGCTGACCGTATTAGATTTTCGGATGTCGACCACCTGTCTTTATGCCGATGTGGTCCTTCCAACCGCAACATGGTATGAAAAAGATGATTTGAATACCTCCGATATGCATCCCTTTATTCATCCACTGAGCGAAGCAGTGCAACCGCTTTGGGAAAGTAAAACCGATTGGGAAATCTATAAGGGCCTTGCGAAAAAGTTCTCTGAATTGTCGAAAGATTATTTAGGCGTACAACAAGATTTGGTACTTACCCCATTAATGCATGACACCCCACAAGAACTCGGACAAGCATTCAATGCATTGGACTGGAAAAAAGGTGAATGTGAGCCAATTCCAGGTAAAACCATGCCTGCTATGACTGTGGTTGAGCGTGACTATGCGGCCATTTATGAAAAATTCACCTCAATTGGCCCATTACTGGAAACACTCGGCAACGGGGGTAAAGGGATCAACTGGAATACCGATCACGAAGTCGAAATTTTACGTAAATTAAATAAAGTCAAAACAGCAGGCGTGGCAAAGGGTCAACCCATGTTGAATACCGCAATTGATGCTGCGGAAATGATTTTAACTTTAGCCCCAGAAACCAATGGTCATGTCGCGGTAAAAGCTTGGGATGCACTGTCGCAAAATACCGGAATTGATCATACCTATCTGGCAAAACCACGTGAGCACGATTCAATTCGCTTTAGAGATGTACAAGCCCAGCCGAGAAAAATTATTTCCTCACCGACTTGGTCTGGTCTAGAAAGTGAAGAGGTCAGCTATAACGCAGGCTACACCAACGTACATGAACTGATTCCTTGGAGAACGCTCACTGGTCGTCAGCAGTTCTATCAAGATCACCAATGGATGCGTGCTTTTGGTGAAGGACTCTGTGTCTACAAACCCGCAGTCGATTTAAAAACCACTGCCAAAATGCTCGGTCACTATCCAAATGGTGAAAAAGAATTGGTGCTGAACTTTGTAACACCACACCAAAAATGGGGTATTCACAGTACCTATTCCGACAACATTCGTATGCTGACCTTATCGCGTGGTGGACCCCACGTTTGGGTCTCTGAAACCGATGCACAAAAAATTGGTTTAGTGGATAACGATTGGGTCGAAGTGTTTAACCAAAACGGCACCATCACGGCGCGTGTGGTGGTCAGTCAACGTGTGCCTGAAACCATGATCATGATGTATCACGCACAAGAAAAAATCATCAACGTCCCGGGCTCTGAAGTTTCAGGATTCCGTGGCGGTATTCATAACTCTGTGACGAAAACGGTTTTAAAACCAACCCACATGATCGGGGGTTATGCACAGCTATCGTGGGGCTTTAACTACTACGGCACCGTGGGTACCAACCGTGATGAGTTTGTTGTGGTTCGTAAAATGACGAAAGTTGACTGGCTAGATACACCTGTTGGTCAGAATGCCAAAGATCAAGCCTAG